The following coding sequences are from one Microbulbifer sp. TB1203 window:
- a CDS encoding TRAP transporter small permease, producing MIIKKFIERLEEGCISALLVAMTLLVFVEVVLRFGLGVGVMWIGELTLTVSAWFVLFGMSYGLKIGAHIGVDALVRLLPRTGRRICTAIAVLICLAYCGLLMYGGWVYVGKLHMIGLEMEDLPLPKWSVTSILLFGFGLMALRLLHLLWEVIRGTADGFSRTDEVEESLQLADKEDITPDRPSPKLNAALAEGA from the coding sequence ATGATTATAAAAAAATTTATCGAGCGTCTTGAAGAAGGGTGCATCAGCGCACTGCTGGTTGCCATGACCCTGCTGGTCTTTGTCGAAGTCGTGTTGCGTTTCGGACTCGGCGTCGGCGTTATGTGGATCGGAGAACTCACCCTGACGGTATCAGCCTGGTTCGTGCTTTTCGGCATGTCCTACGGCCTAAAAATCGGCGCCCATATCGGCGTGGACGCCCTGGTGCGTCTCCTCCCCCGCACCGGGCGCCGCATTTGTACCGCCATCGCCGTACTGATCTGCCTGGCCTACTGCGGCCTGCTTATGTACGGGGGATGGGTTTACGTGGGCAAACTGCACATGATCGGATTGGAAATGGAAGACCTGCCCCTGCCGAAGTGGTCGGTCACCAGCATACTGCTGTTCGGGTTCGGCCTTATGGCCCTGCGCCTGTTACACCTTTTGTGGGAAGTTATCCGCGGTACCGCTGACGGCTTCAGCCGCACCGACGAAGTGGAAGAGAGTCTGCAACTGGCAGACAAGGAAGACATCACCCCCGACCGCCCCTCCCCGAAACTTAATGCCGCACTGGCCGAGGGAGCCTGA
- a CDS encoding TRAP transporter substrate-binding protein — MFIRNLIKAGAATVLCAFSLTAFSAPIEIKFSHVVAENTPKGQMAIHFKELVEKRFPGRVSVQVFPNAQLFGDNKVLEALLLGDVQLAAPSVSKFQKFTDQLQVFDLPFLFEDMEAVDRFQQSPAGQKILGSLGKKGLVGLGYLHNGMKQLSANSPIREPRDAEGKKFRIMTSDVLAAQFETVDAIPVKKPFSEVFTLLQTKAIDGQENSWSNIYSKKFFEVQPYITETNHGVLDYLVVTSAEFWQGLPDDLRPEIKKALEESIAYGNKIADLKDQEDKEAIIASGQTKVLPLTAGQREQWVESMRPVWKQFEKQIGRDLIAAAVASNQ; from the coding sequence ATGTTCATTCGCAACCTGATCAAAGCAGGCGCAGCCACCGTGTTGTGCGCCTTCAGCCTCACAGCATTTTCCGCCCCGATCGAAATCAAATTTTCCCACGTCGTGGCAGAGAATACTCCCAAGGGCCAGATGGCCATTCACTTCAAGGAACTGGTGGAAAAACGCTTCCCCGGACGGGTGTCTGTCCAGGTATTTCCCAATGCCCAGTTGTTCGGCGACAACAAGGTACTGGAGGCTCTTCTGCTGGGTGACGTGCAACTGGCTGCGCCCTCGGTATCGAAATTCCAGAAATTTACCGACCAGCTGCAGGTGTTTGATCTGCCGTTTCTGTTCGAGGATATGGAAGCAGTGGACCGCTTCCAGCAAAGCCCGGCGGGCCAGAAAATACTGGGTTCGTTGGGGAAAAAAGGGCTGGTCGGTCTCGGCTACCTGCACAACGGTATGAAACAGCTGAGCGCCAATTCCCCCATCCGTGAACCCCGGGATGCCGAGGGCAAGAAATTCCGCATCATGACCTCGGACGTGCTCGCTGCCCAATTCGAAACCGTCGATGCCATTCCCGTGAAGAAGCCTTTCTCCGAAGTATTCACCTTACTGCAGACCAAGGCTATCGACGGGCAGGAGAACAGCTGGTCGAATATCTACTCCAAGAAATTCTTTGAAGTCCAGCCCTACATCACCGAAACCAATCACGGAGTTCTCGACTATCTGGTGGTCACTTCCGCCGAGTTCTGGCAAGGCCTGCCGGACGACTTGCGCCCGGAAATCAAGAAGGCACTGGAGGAATCCATCGCCTATGGCAACAAGATAGCTGACCTCAAGGACCAGGAGGACAAAGAGGCCATCATCGCCTCCGGCCAGACCAAAGTGTTGCCGCTGACCGCCGGCCAGCGTGAGCAATGGGTAGAGAGCATGCGGCCGGTATGGAAGCAGTTCGAAAAGCAGATCGGCCGGGACCTGATTGCCGCCGCGGTAGCGTCCAATCAATAA
- a CDS encoding OprD family outer membrane porin yields the protein MMRIIRLPLALSTTSLCLLAAAPAFADEGFWEGGGVNAKIRGIHFDRDYENDSKNREQSAMGLELGYSSGYLGNLIGFDVTGYHVQELASSGAMSNDILTRTNSGELDDAFSKIGQAYLKLNVADRVSAKIGRQVVKTMLLSSSGTRAIPSSYNGVSINGKLADFELYGVRVDQWSSRHDDHFEGFRTDITETGAIDYISVFGAKYQHGNFTAELEQLNSKNYLQKRGLRLGYQLPLGDSNLELSGGYFTSDDDGELFAVNAEKGEMDYVDGVEPENHARAAYVDAEWKRGNLTLGGAFTAIRDDVWLEDNFSGDHGRNPFPTRSVIAPDLTGKNEDIWQLRTAYNWTDLVPGLTTKLSYTYGEGAENTVDKSLGIADEWYTELDVKWSLPNVKGLSLRWIAHDYHSDETGTVAQVKEDEFDNRFYMDYVYKF from the coding sequence ATGATGAGAATAATTCGCCTGCCATTGGCCCTGAGCACCACTTCCCTCTGCCTGCTGGCCGCCGCCCCCGCCTTCGCGGACGAAGGTTTTTGGGAAGGCGGCGGCGTCAACGCCAAGATCCGCGGCATCCACTTTGATCGCGACTACGAAAATGACAGCAAGAACCGCGAACAGTCGGCTATGGGCCTGGAACTGGGTTACAGCTCAGGCTACCTGGGAAACCTGATCGGCTTTGATGTGACCGGCTACCACGTGCAGGAACTGGCCTCCTCCGGCGCGATGAGCAATGACATTCTCACCCGCACCAACAGCGGCGAGTTGGACGATGCTTTCTCCAAGATCGGTCAGGCCTACCTGAAACTCAACGTCGCCGACCGCGTGAGTGCCAAGATCGGCCGCCAGGTGGTCAAGACCATGCTGCTCTCCTCCTCCGGAACGCGCGCCATTCCCAGTTCCTACAACGGCGTCAGCATCAATGGAAAGCTGGCCGATTTCGAACTCTACGGCGTGCGTGTCGATCAGTGGTCCAGCCGGCACGATGATCACTTCGAAGGTTTCCGCACAGATATTACCGAAACCGGTGCCATCGACTATATCAGCGTCTTCGGCGCTAAATATCAACACGGCAACTTCACCGCCGAGCTCGAACAGCTGAACAGCAAGAACTACCTGCAAAAACGCGGCCTGCGCCTCGGTTACCAGCTGCCGCTGGGGGATTCCAATCTCGAGCTGAGCGGTGGTTATTTCACTTCCGACGACGACGGCGAACTGTTCGCAGTCAATGCCGAGAAAGGCGAAATGGATTATGTCGACGGCGTCGAGCCGGAGAACCACGCTCGCGCTGCCTATGTCGATGCGGAGTGGAAGCGCGGCAACCTGACCCTTGGCGGAGCCTTTACCGCGATTCGCGACGATGTCTGGCTCGAGGACAACTTCTCCGGCGACCACGGCCGCAACCCCTTTCCCACCCGCTCGGTCATCGCACCCGACCTGACCGGGAAAAATGAAGATATCTGGCAGCTGCGCACCGCCTACAACTGGACGGACCTGGTTCCCGGACTCACCACCAAGCTGAGTTACACCTACGGCGAAGGTGCAGAGAACACCGTGGATAAGTCTCTCGGTATAGCCGACGAGTGGTATACAGAGCTGGATGTCAAATGGAGCCTACCCAACGTGAAAGGCCTGAGCCTCCGCTGGATTGCCCACGACTACCACTCGGATGAAACGGGCACGGTCGCGCAGGTCAAAGAGGACGAATTCGATAACCGCTTCTACATGGACTACGTCTACAAATTCTGA
- a CDS encoding questin oxidase family protein produces MSITRYCAELLEAASRYHVRYGDRLANHLPMVLIALDKMGASRRQLKRAFERCVPFLERPQLPPPAPSVRIAECRNREELYPSALRYYELQMKEHDIEECLRRELPPLLPAIATAAFHPLIRTAYGIDAEHQQEIATGLAYWNLEYHTLLASREQIPMPAREIPSLLAERYPLISLAPGNISDHMFSVTQQHGWLDTPIQPEQLGLEDIARVAIDAYRGTGDFTLLHGVTGCHALRLVLPYCLDPEIALRYFWTGFVAAYLSTGPKEIHVPTETGDIPSWKAIRKKARLSSDDHVVKLTYSCSQEFEQYGLEDYLYAAARAVDPMEKPRAA; encoded by the coding sequence ATGAGCATTACCCGCTACTGCGCGGAATTGCTGGAGGCCGCCAGTCGATACCATGTTCGTTATGGCGACCGTCTCGCCAACCATCTACCGATGGTGCTGATCGCCCTGGACAAGATGGGCGCCAGCCGCAGGCAGTTAAAGCGCGCCTTCGAACGCTGCGTCCCCTTCCTGGAAAGACCGCAACTGCCACCGCCAGCCCCATCCGTCCGTATCGCCGAATGCCGCAACCGGGAGGAGCTCTACCCCAGCGCCCTGCGCTACTACGAGTTGCAGATGAAGGAACACGACATCGAGGAGTGCCTGCGCCGCGAACTGCCGCCGCTGCTCCCGGCCATCGCCACCGCCGCCTTCCATCCGCTGATCCGCACCGCCTATGGCATAGACGCAGAGCACCAACAGGAAATCGCTACCGGGTTGGCCTACTGGAACCTGGAATACCACACGCTGCTGGCCAGCAGGGAACAGATCCCGATGCCCGCCAGGGAAATACCATCGCTACTGGCAGAGCGCTATCCGCTGATCTCCCTGGCGCCGGGAAATATTTCCGACCATATGTTTTCGGTGACGCAGCAGCACGGGTGGCTGGACACCCCCATACAACCGGAGCAATTGGGGCTGGAGGATATTGCACGGGTGGCCATTGATGCCTATCGGGGCACCGGGGATTTCACCCTGTTGCACGGGGTAACCGGATGCCATGCGCTGCGGCTGGTATTGCCCTATTGCCTGGATCCTGAAATTGCATTGCGATATTTTTGGACAGGATTTGTGGCGGCTTATTTAAGTACGGGGCCGAAGGAGATCCATGTGCCGACGGAAACCGGAGATATTCCTAGCTGGAAGGCAATCAGGAAAAAAGCCCGCCTCAGCAGCGACGATCATGTGGTGAAATTGACTTACAGCTGCTCCCAGGAATTTGAACAATACGGTCTTGAAGATTATCTGTATGCGGCGGCCCGCGCCGTTGACCCTATGGAAAAACCCCGGGCCGCCTGA
- a CDS encoding MOSC N-terminal beta barrel domain-containing protein, with product MHISALYHFPVKSLQGHRCESLTLDRFGAVGDRRWMLVDSDNQFVTQRRLRAMARLQATVTGAGVSIRNQSGDRIEVSRPDSSAPTRQVRVWRDTCTARDAGDSAAEWLSEQLQTPVRLVAMGSEYRRPLPPPRDGIQVGFADGAPLLLIGQASLDDLNRRLEEPVSMLRFRPNLVIEGAAPFAEDDWRLIRIHTAGGPLELEGTHPCSRCAIPGLDPDTGRPTKEPLRTLARYRRGEDGQVYFGQNLAPRLSDPHGATIHLGDRVEVE from the coding sequence ATGCATATCTCCGCCCTCTACCACTTCCCCGTCAAATCCCTGCAGGGCCACCGCTGCGAATCCCTGACACTGGACCGCTTCGGCGCCGTCGGCGACCGCCGCTGGATGCTGGTGGACAGCGACAACCAGTTCGTCACCCAGCGCCGCCTGCGCGCCATGGCCAGACTGCAGGCCACTGTCACCGGGGCCGGAGTCAGCATCCGCAACCAGAGCGGCGACCGTATCGAGGTATCCCGGCCGGACAGCTCCGCCCCAACGCGCCAGGTGCGCGTCTGGAGAGACACCTGTACCGCCCGCGACGCCGGCGACAGCGCCGCCGAATGGCTGAGTGAGCAGTTGCAGACCCCAGTGCGCCTGGTGGCCATGGGCAGCGAATACCGCCGCCCCCTGCCACCGCCCCGCGACGGTATCCAGGTCGGCTTTGCCGACGGCGCGCCGCTGCTGCTGATCGGCCAGGCCTCCCTGGACGATCTCAACCGGCGCCTGGAGGAACCGGTATCCATGCTGCGTTTCCGCCCCAACCTGGTCATCGAAGGCGCCGCGCCCTTTGCCGAAGATGACTGGCGCCTGATCCGCATTCACACAGCGGGGGGGCCCCTGGAACTGGAGGGCACCCACCCCTGCTCTCGCTGCGCCATTCCCGGACTGGACCCGGACACCGGCCGGCCCACCAAGGAACCGTTGCGCACCCTGGCGCGCTACCGGCGCGGGGAGGACGGCCAGGTCTACTTTGGCCAGAACCTGGCGCCGCGCCTTAGCGACCCGCACGGAGCCACCATACACTTGGGGGATAGAGTGGAAGTGGAATAA
- the ettA gene encoding energy-dependent translational throttle protein EttA, translating into MAEYVYTMNRVGKVVPPKREILKDISLSFFPGAKIGVLGLNGAGKSTLLRIMAGVDQDYNGEARAMPGIKVGYLPQEPQLDPAKNVRGNVEDGMREAIDALAGLEQVYADYAEPDADFDALAKKQQQFEDIIQAWDAHNLQHRLEVAADALRLPPWDADVNNLSGGEKRRVALCRLLLSRPDMLLLDEPTNHLDAESVYWLERFLHDFNGTVVAITHDRYFLDNVAGWILELDRGHGIPWEGNYTTWLEQKEKRLAQEQRGEQARAKAMQKELEWARQNPKGRQSKNKARLSRLEEMQSQDFQARNETNEIYIPPGERLGDNVIEFENVSKGFGDRLLVDNLSFRVPNGAIVGIVGGNGAGKSTLFRMINGTEQPDNGNIKIGETVQVAYVEQGRENLDDNKTVWEAISDGHDMLRINNYEVGSRNYVGRFNFKGSDQQKRVGELSGGERGRLHLAYTLKQGANVLLLDEPSNDLDIETLRALEEALLNFPGCALVISHDRWFLDRVATHILAYEGGSEAVFFEGNYTEYHEDFIQRKGEEATPHRMQYKKLKT; encoded by the coding sequence ATGGCCGAATACGTATACACCATGAACCGGGTGGGCAAGGTAGTGCCGCCCAAGCGCGAAATCCTCAAGGACATCTCTCTGTCCTTCTTCCCCGGCGCCAAGATCGGCGTGCTGGGCCTGAACGGCGCCGGCAAATCCACCCTGCTGCGCATCATGGCCGGCGTGGACCAGGACTATAACGGCGAGGCCCGGGCCATGCCCGGGATCAAGGTGGGCTACCTGCCCCAGGAGCCGCAGCTGGACCCGGCCAAGAACGTGCGCGGCAACGTCGAGGACGGCATGCGCGAGGCCATCGACGCCCTCGCCGGCCTGGAGCAGGTCTACGCCGACTACGCCGAGCCGGATGCCGACTTCGACGCCCTGGCCAAGAAGCAGCAGCAGTTCGAGGACATCATCCAGGCATGGGACGCGCATAACCTTCAGCACCGCCTGGAAGTGGCCGCCGACGCCCTGCGCCTGCCGCCCTGGGACGCAGACGTGAACAACCTCTCCGGTGGCGAGAAGCGCCGCGTGGCCCTGTGCCGCCTGCTGCTGTCACGCCCGGACATGCTGCTTCTGGACGAGCCCACCAACCACCTGGACGCGGAGAGCGTCTACTGGCTGGAGCGCTTCCTGCACGACTTCAACGGCACCGTGGTGGCCATCACCCACGACCGCTACTTCCTCGACAATGTGGCCGGCTGGATCCTGGAACTGGACCGCGGCCACGGTATTCCCTGGGAGGGCAACTACACCACCTGGCTGGAGCAGAAGGAAAAGCGCCTGGCACAGGAGCAGCGCGGCGAGCAGGCCCGCGCCAAGGCCATGCAGAAAGAACTGGAGTGGGCGCGCCAGAATCCCAAGGGCCGCCAGTCCAAAAACAAGGCGCGCCTCTCGCGCCTGGAGGAGATGCAGTCCCAGGATTTCCAGGCCCGCAACGAGACCAACGAGATCTACATTCCGCCGGGCGAGCGCCTGGGGGACAACGTGATCGAGTTCGAAAACGTGAGCAAAGGCTTCGGCGACCGGTTGCTGGTCGACAACCTGTCCTTCCGCGTGCCCAACGGCGCGATCGTGGGCATCGTCGGCGGCAACGGCGCGGGCAAATCCACCCTGTTCCGCATGATCAACGGTACCGAGCAGCCGGACAACGGCAATATCAAGATCGGAGAGACGGTACAGGTCGCCTACGTCGAGCAGGGCCGCGAAAACCTGGACGACAACAAGACCGTGTGGGAAGCCATTTCCGACGGCCACGACATGCTCAGGATCAACAACTACGAAGTGGGCTCGCGCAACTACGTCGGGCGCTTCAACTTCAAGGGCAGCGACCAGCAGAAACGCGTGGGCGAGCTCTCCGGTGGCGAGCGCGGCCGTTTGCACCTGGCGTATACGTTAAAGCAGGGCGCCAACGTGCTGCTGCTGGACGAACCCTCCAACGACCTGGACATCGAAACCCTGCGCGCGCTGGAAGAAGCCCTGCTCAACTTCCCCGGTTGCGCCCTGGTGATCTCCCACGACCGCTGGTTCCTGGACCGGGTGGCGACCCATATCCTCGCCTACGAGGGCGGGAGCGAAGCGGTCTTCTTCGAGGGCAACTACACCGAGTACCACGAGGACTTCATCCAGCGCAAAGGCGAGGAGGCCACGCCGCACCGGATGCAGTACAAGAAACTCAAAACCTGA
- a CDS encoding enoyl-CoA hydratase/isomerase family protein, with the protein MDQNSPVLFSRRGALAVATLNLPKALNALNLDMIRLLSRQLDDWAADDSVACVWIDGSGDRGFCAGGDVVSLYRESSGYGEAPRYDYTTEFFSCEYRLDHKIHTYTKPVVVWGSGIVMGGGIGIMAGASHRIATDTTRMAMPEVTIGLLPDVGGSWFLNRMPGRLGLFLGLSGAQFNGADALFAGLADRLLPSGDSMATLERLEALPFTASAESDHRLVSDCLKELELPRKERPKSVLWEHYDQIQALTDYASLPEVCRAIAGYKGEDPWLQKAAATLSAGSPLTPWVVWEQLRRGRHLSLAEVFRMELVLAVNLCASGHFREGVRALLIDKDREPRWQPASLEEITPEEVEKCFVSPWAQNPLFDL; encoded by the coding sequence ATGGACCAGAACTCTCCGGTACTCTTTTCCCGCCGCGGCGCCCTGGCAGTCGCCACCCTCAACCTGCCCAAGGCACTGAACGCGCTCAATCTGGATATGATCCGGCTGCTGTCCCGGCAACTGGACGACTGGGCCGCGGATGACAGCGTGGCCTGTGTGTGGATAGACGGCAGCGGCGACCGGGGGTTTTGCGCCGGCGGCGATGTGGTGAGCCTGTACCGGGAGTCCAGCGGCTACGGCGAGGCGCCGCGCTACGACTACACCACCGAGTTCTTTTCCTGCGAATACCGGCTGGACCACAAAATCCACACTTATACGAAACCCGTCGTGGTCTGGGGAAGCGGCATAGTAATGGGCGGGGGCATCGGCATTATGGCCGGCGCCAGCCACCGCATCGCCACCGACACCACCCGCATGGCCATGCCCGAGGTGACCATCGGCCTGCTTCCGGACGTGGGTGGCAGCTGGTTCCTGAACCGCATGCCCGGCCGCCTGGGCCTCTTCCTGGGCCTGAGCGGAGCCCAGTTCAACGGCGCCGATGCACTGTTTGCCGGGCTGGCGGACCGCCTGCTGCCGAGCGGTGACAGCATGGCCACGCTGGAGCGATTGGAAGCGCTGCCGTTTACCGCCTCGGCGGAGTCCGATCATCGCCTGGTGAGCGACTGTCTCAAGGAGCTGGAATTGCCCCGGAAGGAGCGCCCGAAATCGGTGCTGTGGGAGCATTACGACCAGATCCAGGCGCTCACCGACTACGCCAGCCTGCCGGAGGTCTGCCGGGCCATTGCCGGCTATAAAGGAGAGGACCCCTGGCTGCAAAAGGCCGCCGCCACCCTGTCGGCGGGTTCGCCGCTGACGCCCTGGGTTGTCTGGGAGCAACTGCGCCGGGGCCGCCACCTGTCCCTCGCCGAAGTGTTCCGCATGGAGCTGGTGCTGGCGGTCAACCTCTGCGCCAGCGGCCACTTCAGGGAGGGTGTGCGCGCCCTGCTGATCGACAAGGACCGCGAGCCGAGATGGCAGCCGGCCAGCCTGGAGGAGATTACCCCGGAAGAGGTGGAGAAATGCTTCGTCTCTCCATGGGCGCAGAATCCGCTCTTTGACTTGTAG
- the mmsB gene encoding 3-hydroxyisobutyrate dehydrogenase has protein sequence MEKVTFIGLGNMGGPMAVNLVKAGFRVTAFDLSESALAHAVENGCERGENAQQAAQGADVVISMLPSGDGVKGLYLGARGLLQALDPRTLVIDSSTISANDARQLIAAAASRDIRAIDAPVSGGTAAAAAGTLSFMCGGDAEAVVVARPLLEAMGSRVFHAGSAGAGQIAKICNNMLLAIHMIGTAEALQMGVDNGLDPKVLSEIIRASSGGNWSLEKYNPYPGVMDGVPASSGYAGGFSVALMLKDLGLAMDTAAGSASSTPLGALAKNLYQLHGSSEENRRLDFSSIQNLFRRPAGKG, from the coding sequence ATGGAGAAAGTCACTTTTATCGGTCTCGGCAATATGGGCGGCCCCATGGCCGTCAACCTGGTCAAGGCCGGCTTCCGGGTCACCGCTTTCGATCTGTCCGAATCGGCGCTGGCACACGCGGTTGAAAACGGCTGTGAGCGCGGGGAGAACGCGCAGCAGGCGGCGCAGGGGGCCGATGTGGTCATTTCCATGCTGCCCAGCGGCGATGGGGTAAAAGGGCTCTACCTGGGGGCGCGAGGGCTGCTGCAGGCGCTCGATCCGCGCACCCTGGTCATCGACAGCTCCACTATCTCTGCCAACGACGCGCGCCAGTTGATCGCCGCCGCGGCCAGCCGGGATATCCGCGCCATCGATGCCCCGGTCTCCGGCGGCACCGCGGCGGCGGCCGCCGGCACCCTGTCCTTTATGTGCGGAGGAGACGCTGAGGCGGTGGTGGTGGCACGACCGCTGCTGGAGGCCATGGGCTCCCGGGTCTTCCACGCCGGTTCCGCCGGCGCCGGCCAGATCGCCAAGATCTGTAACAATATGCTGCTTGCCATCCATATGATCGGCACCGCCGAGGCGCTGCAGATGGGGGTGGACAACGGCCTGGACCCCAAGGTGCTCTCCGAGATCATACGCGCGAGTTCCGGCGGCAACTGGTCACTGGAAAAATACAATCCCTATCCGGGGGTGATGGACGGCGTGCCCGCCTCAAGTGGTTACGCCGGGGGATTTTCGGTGGCGTTGATGCTCAAGGACCTGGGACTGGCGATGGACACCGCCGCCGGCAGCGCCTCTTCCACACCCCTCGGCGCGCTGGCGAAAAATCTCTACCAGCTGCACGGCAGCAGCGAGGAGAACCGGCGATTGGATTTCTCCAGTATTCAGAACCTGTTCCGGCGGCCGGCGGGGAAGGGATGA
- a CDS encoding outer membrane beta-barrel protein, which translates to MRTFAKGLAALALACSSAANAEGGYFGGTAGLMTIDRSNFDDPFNLGLRAGYTFASGWGFEGEYTNSIISGEADAFSGDIDVDIQTLAFYGTYRSYGNIYFKGRAGILHEDIDFFGDDTGVSLGAGVGFNFGPNTNVELEYTLIEEDVNFWSGTMILSF; encoded by the coding sequence ATGCGTACTTTTGCAAAAGGGCTGGCTGCGCTGGCTCTGGCCTGTTCTTCCGCAGCCAACGCCGAAGGCGGCTACTTCGGCGGAACCGCCGGTTTGATGACCATTGACCGCTCCAATTTCGATGACCCCTTCAATCTCGGCCTGCGCGCCGGCTATACCTTTGCTTCCGGCTGGGGCTTTGAAGGGGAATACACCAACTCGATCATTAGCGGCGAGGCCGATGCCTTTAGTGGAGATATCGATGTGGATATCCAGACCCTCGCCTTCTATGGCACCTACCGTTCCTACGGCAATATCTACTTCAAGGGCCGCGCCGGCATCCTGCACGAGGATATCGACTTCTTCGGCGACGACACCGGTGTCTCCCTCGGCGCCGGCGTGGGCTTCAACTTCGGCCCCAACACCAATGTCGAACTGGAATACACCCTGATCGAAGAGGACGTGAACTTCTGGTCCGGGACTATGATCCTGTCCTTCTGA
- the glyA gene encoding serine hydroxymethyltransferase, translating into MFDSSTKLSSFDPEIWEAIQEEDRRQEEHIELIASENYTSPLVMTAQGTSLTNKYAEGYPGKRYYGGCEYVDKVETLAIERAKELFGADYANVQPHSGSQANAAVYQALCAPGDTVLGMSLAHGGHLTHGARVNFSGKMYNAVQYGLNPETGEVDYEEVERLALETKPKMIVAGFSAYSRVMDWAKFRAIADKVGAYLMVDMAHVAGLVAAGEYPSPIPHADVVTSTTHKTLRGPRGGLILARANEEIEKKLNSAVFPGGQGGPLMHVIAAKAVSFKEAMSPEYKAYQKKVVENARAMAETFLDRGINIVSGGTDDHLMLVDLIGKEYTGKDADEALGNANITVNKNAVPNDPRSPFITSGLRVGTPAITTRGFGVEETKQLTHWICDVLDGLEKGDAEPVIAEVKEKVLEICARYPVYQKS; encoded by the coding sequence ATGTTTGATTCATCCACCAAGCTCTCTTCTTTCGACCCGGAGATCTGGGAAGCCATTCAGGAAGAGGACCGCCGCCAGGAAGAGCATATCGAGCTGATCGCCTCTGAGAACTACACCAGCCCGCTGGTGATGACGGCCCAGGGCACCAGCCTGACCAACAAATACGCAGAGGGCTATCCCGGTAAGCGCTACTACGGCGGCTGCGAGTATGTGGACAAGGTGGAGACGCTGGCGATAGAGCGGGCGAAAGAGCTGTTCGGCGCCGACTACGCCAATGTGCAGCCCCACTCCGGCTCCCAGGCCAATGCGGCAGTCTATCAGGCCCTGTGCGCCCCCGGAGACACCGTGCTGGGCATGAGCCTGGCCCACGGCGGCCACCTGACCCACGGCGCGCGGGTGAACTTCTCCGGCAAGATGTACAACGCGGTGCAGTACGGCCTCAACCCGGAGACCGGCGAGGTGGACTACGAAGAGGTGGAGCGCCTGGCCCTGGAAACCAAGCCGAAGATGATCGTGGCCGGCTTTTCCGCCTACAGCCGGGTGATGGACTGGGCGAAGTTCCGCGCCATTGCCGACAAGGTGGGCGCCTACCTGATGGTGGATATGGCCCATGTGGCCGGTCTGGTGGCCGCGGGCGAGTACCCGTCCCCCATCCCCCATGCCGACGTGGTGACCTCCACCACCCACAAGACCCTGCGCGGCCCCCGCGGCGGCCTCATTCTGGCGCGCGCCAACGAGGAGATCGAGAAGAAGCTCAACTCCGCGGTATTCCCCGGCGGCCAGGGCGGCCCCCTGATGCACGTGATCGCCGCCAAGGCGGTGTCCTTCAAGGAGGCCATGAGCCCCGAGTACAAGGCCTACCAGAAGAAAGTGGTGGAGAACGCCCGCGCCATGGCCGAGACCTTCCTCGACCGCGGCATCAACATCGTCTCCGGTGGCACCGACGACCACCTGATGCTGGTGGATCTGATCGGCAAGGAGTACACCGGGAAGGACGCCGACGAGGCCCTCGGTAACGCCAATATCACCGTAAACAAGAACGCCGTGCCCAACGACCCCCGCTCGCCGTTTATCACCAGCGGCCTGCGCGTCGGCACCCCGGCGATCACCACCCGCGGTTTCGGGGTGGAGGAAACCAAGCAGCTCACCCACTGGATCTGCGACGTGCTGGACGGGCTGGAGAAGGGCGATGCCGAGCCGGTGATCGCCGAGGTGAAGGAGAAGGTGCTGGAGATCTGCGCCAGGTACCCGGTTTACCAAAAAAGCTGA
- the nrdR gene encoding transcriptional regulator NrdR translates to MHCPFCAAEETKVVDSRLVAEGDQVRRRRECLQCHERFTTFETAELLLPRVIKQNGQREPFNEEKLRAGIQRAVEKRPISTERVESAVAQIKHALQATGERELPARAIGELVMEQLRELDQVAYVRFASVYRRFEDVSEFSEEIERLTRKPAETR, encoded by the coding sequence ATGCACTGTCCTTTCTGCGCCGCAGAAGAAACCAAAGTCGTCGATTCCCGCCTGGTCGCCGAGGGCGACCAGGTGCGCCGCCGGCGCGAGTGCCTCCAGTGCCACGAGCGCTTCACCACCTTCGAGACAGCCGAACTGCTGCTGCCGAGGGTGATCAAGCAGAACGGCCAGCGCGAACCCTTCAACGAGGAGAAGCTGCGCGCGGGCATCCAGCGCGCGGTGGAAAAGCGCCCGATCAGCACCGAGCGGGTGGAATCCGCCGTGGCCCAGATCAAGCACGCCCTGCAGGCCACCGGCGAGCGCGAACTGCCCGCGCGCGCCATCGGCGAACTGGTGATGGAACAGCTGCGCGAGCTGGACCAGGTGGCCTATGTGCGCTTCGCCTCCGTCTACCGCCGCTTCGAGGACGTCAGCGAGTTCAGCGAGGAGATAGAGCGGCTGACGCGGAAACCCGCGGAGACCCGCTGA